The proteins below are encoded in one region of Clostridium estertheticum:
- the rpmH gene encoding 50S ribosomal protein L34 has product MFMTYQPKKRQRKKEHGFRKRMKTASGRNILQKRRQKGRKRLTA; this is encoded by the coding sequence ATGTTCATGACTTACCAACCGAAAAAAAGACAAAGAAAAAAAGAGCACGGATTCAGAAAGAGAATGAAAACCGCTTCTGGCAGAAATATTCTTCAAAAAAGAAGACAAAAAGGTAGAAAAAGATTGACAGCATAA
- the rnpA gene encoding ribonuclease P protein component, whose translation MKINVKKYRIRKNTEFRTVYRRGKSFSNLLLVLYIYKNGKELNRCGISVSKKVGNSVIRGRVKRLISESYRLNNEILKTGYDLVFIARNPSNSKNYKEIESALTKLLKKAGLINNEKNTYTGY comes from the coding sequence ATGAAGATTAATGTTAAGAAGTACAGAATTAGAAAGAATACTGAATTTAGAACAGTATATAGAAGAGGAAAATCTTTTTCTAACCTATTATTGGTATTATATATTTATAAAAATGGTAAAGAACTTAATAGATGTGGAATATCTGTAAGTAAAAAGGTAGGAAACAGCGTAATTCGCGGTAGAGTAAAAAGATTAATAAGTGAGAGCTATAGGCTTAATAATGAGATATTAAAGACAGGATATGATTTAGTATTTATTGCAAGGAACCCTTCTAATTCTAAAAATTATAAAGAAATAGAGAGTGCCTTGACTAAATTACTTAAGAAAGCTGGTTTAATTAATAATGAAAAAAATACTTATACTGGGTATTAA
- the yidD gene encoding membrane protein insertion efficiency factor YidD: MKKILILGIKCYRKYISPLKRPCCIFYPTCSQYTLEAIEKYGAIKGLIMGIKRILRCHPYNKGGFDPVK; this comes from the coding sequence ATGAAAAAAATACTTATACTGGGTATTAAATGTTATAGAAAATATATATCACCTCTTAAGAGGCCTTGTTGTATATTTTATCCTACATGTTCTCAGTATACTTTAGAAGCTATTGAAAAGTATGGAGCAATAAAAGGCTTGATAATGGGAATAAAGAGAATACTCAGATGTCATCCTTATAATAAGGGCGGCTTTGATCCAGTTAAATAA
- the yidC gene encoding membrane protein insertase YidC, which translates to MNIKFLTEPLTKFFYMVNGAIHTVIPNNDLSYGLAIIVFTIIVRMILLPLSVKQLRSTAKMGAIQPEMKKVQAKYKSDPQKAQQEVMKLYKENGVNPMGGCLPMIVQMPILFSLYAVFQHLNMHGAGFLWMQDLTKSDPLYILPILSTVTTYFSSKLMQPPSTDGAQSKQTSTMNTVMAIFMGFMSLRFPGTLVLYWVINNVIQIIQTVVINKIELNKKTDEVLLAGNKNNK; encoded by the coding sequence TTGAATATAAAGTTTTTAACTGAGCCACTTACTAAGTTTTTTTACATGGTAAATGGTGCAATTCATACAGTTATACCAAATAATGATTTATCATATGGACTCGCAATAATTGTTTTCACAATTATTGTAAGAATGATATTGTTGCCTTTAAGTGTTAAACAACTTAGATCAACTGCTAAAATGGGTGCAATTCAACCAGAAATGAAAAAAGTTCAAGCAAAATATAAAAGTGACCCACAAAAGGCTCAGCAAGAAGTAATGAAACTTTATAAGGAAAATGGAGTAAACCCAATGGGTGGTTGTTTGCCAATGATTGTTCAGATGCCTATTCTATTTTCTTTATATGCTGTTTTTCAGCACTTAAATATGCATGGCGCCGGTTTTTTATGGATGCAGGATTTAACAAAATCAGATCCATTATATATATTACCAATATTATCTACTGTTACAACATATTTTTCATCAAAACTTATGCAGCCGCCGTCAACAGATGGTGCTCAATCCAAACAAACTTCAACAATGAACACTGTGATGGCTATTTTCATGGGATTCATGAGTCTTAGGTTTCCGGGTACATTGGTATTATATTGGGTTATAAATAATGTAATACAAATAATTCAAACTGTAGTTATAAATAAAATTGAATTAAATAAAAAAACCGATGAAGTATTATTAGCAGGTAATAAAAACAACAAATAA
- the jag gene encoding RNA-binding cell elongation regulator Jag/EloR produces MKIIEMMGKNVEDAISKSLDELKVTRDKVEVETLDEGSKGFLNIIGVKPAKIRVTVKRDSLKEAETFLMEVLQSMNMKAEVNLKDENNEIHIDLIGPNMGLLIGYRGETLDALQYLVSLVVNKNHDEEYKRVLLDTENYRAKREETLKRLASKIAYKVRVSGRVLKLEPMNPYERRIIHSSLQNDTYIYTFSEGEEPYRRVVVDLKKA; encoded by the coding sequence ATGAAGATTATTGAAATGATGGGAAAAAACGTTGAGGATGCTATCAGCAAATCACTAGATGAATTAAAAGTTACAAGAGATAAAGTAGAAGTTGAAACGTTAGACGAGGGAAGTAAAGGATTTTTAAATATCATAGGTGTAAAACCAGCTAAAATTAGGGTTACAGTTAAAAGGGATAGTTTAAAAGAAGCTGAAACCTTTTTAATGGAAGTATTACAGTCTATGAATATGAAGGCAGAAGTTAATCTAAAAGATGAAAACAATGAAATTCATATTGATTTAATTGGACCGAATATGGGGCTATTAATTGGATATAGAGGTGAAACTTTAGATGCCCTTCAATACCTTGTAAGTTTAGTTGTAAATAAAAATCATGATGAAGAGTATAAAAGAGTATTATTAGATACTGAAAATTATAGAGCAAAAAGAGAAGAAACTTTAAAAAGACTTGCATCAAAAATTGCTTATAAGGTTAGGGTAAGTGGCAGAGTATTAAAACTTGAACCTATGAACCCTTATGAGAGAAGAATAATACACTCCTCGCTTCAAAATGATACATATATTTATACATTTAGTGAAGGTGAAGAACCTTATAGAAGAGTTGTAGTTGATTTAAAGAAAGCCTAA
- the mnmE gene encoding tRNA uridine-5-carboxymethylaminomethyl(34) synthesis GTPase MnmE — protein MKEFDTIAAISTSIGEGGISIIRISGDKAINIVDSIFVGNNNRKLNDFKSYTMRYGHIIDKNGVRLDEVIISYMKGPKSFTAEDTIEVNCHGGVVGTNRILQEIIRSGARIAEPGEFTKRAFLNGRIDLSQAEAVMDIIRAKTELSMKSALMQSEGSISREIKNVRNKLLSVIAHIEVTVDYPEEDIEDVTANEVREEVTLIISEIDMLLSTADEGKILREGLSTVIVGKPNVGKSSLLNALVKEKRAIVTDVPGTTRDAIEEYISIEGIPVKIVDTAGIRETDDIVEKIGVETSKQKIDEADLVILMLDSSMDLSREDIEIIDYIKEKKYIVLLNKSDLGGKIDISELRNLKSKYITDISIKTGFGLDDLKNNIKDLFFNGEIKTEGVFVTNNRHKQSLIRAKENLESSLNALEYTEAIDLASIDIRNAWMNLGEITGEALDEDIIHKIFSEFCLGK, from the coding sequence ATGAAAGAATTTGATACTATAGCTGCAATATCAACTAGCATAGGAGAAGGTGGTATATCCATAATTAGAATATCTGGTGATAAAGCTATAAATATAGTTGATAGTATATTTGTAGGTAATAACAATAGAAAGCTTAATGATTTCAAATCTTATACTATGAGATATGGACATATAATCGATAAAAATGGAGTTAGACTTGATGAAGTTATTATTTCGTATATGAAAGGACCTAAAAGTTTCACAGCAGAGGATACTATTGAAGTAAATTGTCATGGTGGGGTAGTAGGTACCAATAGAATCTTGCAAGAGATTATTCGTTCTGGTGCAAGGATAGCAGAACCAGGAGAATTTACAAAAAGAGCATTTTTAAATGGTAGAATTGACTTAAGTCAAGCAGAAGCAGTTATGGATATAATAAGGGCAAAAACAGAACTTAGCATGAAGTCAGCACTTATGCAATCAGAAGGGTCAATTTCCAGGGAAATAAAAAATGTACGAAACAAATTACTTAGTGTAATTGCGCATATAGAGGTTACGGTTGATTACCCAGAGGAGGATATCGAAGATGTAACTGCAAATGAAGTACGCGAAGAAGTTACATTGATAATAAGCGAGATAGATATGCTACTTAGCACGGCAGATGAGGGGAAAATTTTAAGAGAAGGTCTAAGTACCGTTATAGTTGGAAAACCAAATGTAGGGAAATCATCACTGCTCAATGCTCTTGTTAAAGAAAAAAGAGCTATTGTTACAGATGTACCAGGTACAACAAGAGATGCCATAGAAGAGTATATAAGTATCGAGGGCATACCAGTTAAAATAGTAGATACTGCTGGAATTCGTGAAACTGATGATATAGTTGAAAAAATAGGCGTAGAAACATCTAAACAAAAAATAGATGAGGCAGATTTAGTTATATTAATGTTGGATTCAAGTATGGACCTTAGTCGTGAGGATATCGAAATAATTGATTATATTAAAGAAAAAAAATACATTGTACTATTAAATAAAAGTGATTTAGGTGGTAAAATAGATATAAGTGAATTACGAAATCTAAAATCTAAGTATATTACTGATATTTCAATAAAAACTGGTTTTGGATTAGATGACCTTAAAAATAACATAAAGGATTTATTTTTTAATGGTGAAATTAAGACAGAAGGTGTATTCGTTACAAATAATAGACATAAGCAATCTTTAATCCGGGCAAAGGAAAATTTAGAATCATCACTAAATGCTTTAGAGTATACTGAGGCTATAGATTTAGCTTCAATTGATATAAGAAATGCATGGATGAATTTAGGTGAGATTACAGGTGAGGCACTAGATGAGGATATAATTCATAAGATATTTTCAGAATTTTGTTTAGGAAAGTAG
- the mnmG gene encoding tRNA uridine-5-carboxymethylaminomethyl(34) synthesis enzyme MnmG, producing MKYDAGNFDVIVIGAGHAGCEAGLAAARMGCKTLICAINLDSVALMPCNPNIGGTAKGHLVREIDALGGEMGVNIDNTYIQSRMLNTSKGPAVFSLRAQADKKAYGMRMKNVLENQENLQLRQLEVVSIDVENGKIKGILTKNDAYFTTKAIVIASGTYLKSKVIIGDLSYSEGPSGLQPANELSNSLCEMGITLRRFKTGTPARVNRRSVDFSKMEEQLGDNEVVPFSFISDDISRNQLSCYLTYTNENTHNVIRKNIMRSPLYNGSIKSTGPRYCPSIEDKVMRFTDKTRHQIFIEPEGENTQEMYVQGMSSSLPEEIQVEMLKTVPGLENVEIMRTAYAIEYDCIDSTNLKLSLEFKDISGLFSAGQINGSSGYEEAASQGIVAGINASLLTQNKEPLILKRSDGYIGVLIDDLVTKGTNEPYRMMTSRAEYRLLLRQDNADLRLTEIGHSIGLVDEHRYEIFTKKKMQIEEEIERIKSLQVTNKKEIEEFLISCNSTPLKKPISLYELIKRPELDYFMVEKLDMDRPILNKYICEQVNIVSKYEGYIQKQLDQIKQFKKFESKSISRDINYDKIKGLRIEAMQKLGKIKPESIGQASRISGVSPADMSVLMIYLEQQKRLNNISE from the coding sequence ATGAAATACGATGCAGGAAATTTTGATGTTATAGTTATTGGGGCCGGTCATGCAGGGTGTGAGGCAGGCCTTGCAGCGGCAAGAATGGGATGTAAAACTTTAATTTGTGCTATAAATTTAGATAGTGTGGCTCTGATGCCTTGTAACCCTAATATTGGGGGGACTGCTAAGGGACATTTAGTAAGGGAAATAGATGCACTTGGTGGTGAGATGGGAGTAAATATTGATAATACTTACATACAATCAAGAATGCTAAACACTTCTAAAGGACCAGCTGTTTTCTCATTAAGAGCTCAAGCAGATAAAAAGGCATACGGCATGAGAATGAAAAATGTATTAGAAAATCAGGAAAACTTGCAACTCCGACAATTAGAGGTAGTATCAATAGATGTGGAGAATGGGAAAATTAAAGGCATTCTTACGAAAAATGATGCATATTTCACGACTAAGGCTATTGTAATAGCATCTGGAACATATTTAAAATCAAAGGTCATAATTGGAGATCTTAGCTATAGTGAGGGACCTAGTGGATTACAACCTGCGAATGAGCTTTCCAATTCATTATGTGAAATGGGAATAACACTTCGTAGGTTTAAAACAGGAACTCCAGCTAGAGTAAATAGACGTTCAGTTGACTTTTCTAAGATGGAGGAGCAACTTGGCGATAATGAGGTAGTTCCATTTTCGTTTATTAGTGATGATATAAGTCGAAATCAGCTATCATGTTATTTAACTTATACAAACGAAAATACTCATAATGTAATTAGAAAAAACATAATGAGATCACCATTATATAATGGTTCAATTAAGAGTACAGGGCCTAGATATTGCCCATCTATTGAAGATAAAGTAATGAGATTTACAGATAAGACAAGACACCAAATATTTATTGAGCCTGAAGGTGAGAATACGCAGGAGATGTATGTTCAAGGTATGTCTAGTTCACTTCCAGAGGAAATACAGGTAGAAATGTTAAAAACAGTACCGGGACTTGAAAATGTAGAAATTATGAGAACAGCGTATGCCATAGAATATGATTGTATAGATTCAACAAATTTAAAGCTTTCATTAGAATTTAAGGATATTAGTGGGTTATTCTCAGCTGGTCAAATAAATGGTAGCTCAGGATATGAAGAAGCTGCATCACAAGGTATTGTTGCGGGTATTAATGCATCACTTCTTACTCAAAATAAGGAGCCATTAATATTAAAAAGATCTGATGGATATATAGGAGTTCTAATTGATGATTTAGTTACTAAGGGTACTAATGAACCGTATAGAATGATGACCTCAAGAGCTGAGTATAGATTACTTTTAAGACAAGATAATGCTGACTTAAGGTTAACTGAAATAGGACATAGTATAGGCTTAGTTGATGAACATAGATATGAAATTTTTACAAAAAAGAAGATGCAAATAGAAGAGGAAATTGAAAGAATAAAAAGTCTACAAGTTACAAATAAAAAGGAGATCGAGGAATTTTTAATTTCTTGTAATTCTACGCCACTAAAAAAACCTATTAGTTTATATGAACTTATAAAAAGGCCAGAACTTGACTATTTTATGGTTGAAAAACTAGATATGGATAGACCTATATTAAATAAATACATATGCGAGCAAGTTAATATTGTTTCAAAATATGAAGGTTATATACAGAAACAATTAGATCAAATCAAACAATTCAAAAAGTTTGAAAGTAAAAGTATATCTAGAGATATAAATTATGACAAAATAAAAGGTTTGAGGATAGAGGCTATGCAAAAATTAGGGAAAATCAAACCTGAAAGTATAGGTCAAGCTTCTAGAATATCGGGAGTATCACCTGCGGACATGTCTGTCCTAATGATATATCTTGAACAACAAAAAAGACTTAATAACATTTCAGAATAA
- the rsmG gene encoding 16S rRNA (guanine(527)-N(7))-methyltransferase RsmG has protein sequence MEYFDILNEASNNVGLKFDQHKYDQFMLYKDLIKEWNEKINLTAIKEDEAIVQKHFIDSMKVFKFDQLKNAKNVIDIGTGGGFPGIPMKIVKPEVNIVLLDSLNKRIIFLNEVINRLDLKNIKAIHGRAEDFAQEKQYREKFDVAVSRAVANLTVLSEYCIPYVKVGGYFVAMKGPAVEEEIKLSKNAIRMLGGQIEHIEKVQIEGSDLNHNLVIIKKISQTHKKYPRKAGMVAKVPLF, from the coding sequence GTGGAGTACTTTGATATATTAAATGAGGCTAGCAATAATGTAGGACTTAAATTTGATCAACATAAATATGATCAATTTATGTTATATAAAGATCTTATAAAGGAATGGAACGAGAAAATAAATTTGACGGCTATAAAAGAAGATGAAGCAATAGTTCAAAAACATTTTATTGATTCTATGAAGGTTTTTAAGTTTGATCAGCTAAAGAATGCGAAAAATGTTATAGATATAGGAACTGGTGGAGGTTTCCCAGGCATTCCTATGAAAATAGTAAAACCTGAAGTTAATATAGTGTTACTTGATTCACTCAACAAGAGAATTATTTTTTTGAATGAAGTAATTAATCGACTTGATCTAAAAAACATTAAAGCTATTCACGGTAGGGCAGAAGATTTTGCGCAAGAAAAACAATATAGAGAAAAATTTGATGTGGCAGTATCAAGAGCTGTAGCTAATTTAACTGTTTTAAGTGAATATTGTATACCATATGTAAAAGTTGGAGGATATTTCGTAGCAATGAAAGGTCCTGCAGTTGAAGAGGAAATTAAGTTGTCTAAGAATGCAATCAGGATGCTTGGTGGACAAATAGAACATATAGAAAAGGTACAAATAGAGGGCAGTGATTTAAATCATAATTTAGTAATAATAAAAAAGATTTCACAAACACATAAAAAGTATCCTAGAAAAGCAGGTATGGTGGCTAAGGTCCCTTTGTTTTAG
- the noc gene encoding nucleoid occlusion protein has translation MQNNVNHVSIELISPNTYQPRKHFNEETIEELSQSIKSYGIIQPLTVRKSGENRYELVAGERRLRAAKKIGLEQVPVIIVDITDKESAAIALLENLQREDLNFLEEAMAYYNLIQDHSYTQERLAQMIGKKQSTIANKLRLLKLDKEITSILVEHKLTERHARALLRLPNINLQKKVLKIVVSKSLNVKNTEELIEKELLKLCRSEVAADGKKKIKGIFAPRVYINTIKQVFDKYGINAEYKSKELEDSIEVTIRIPKK, from the coding sequence ATGCAAAATAATGTAAATCACGTATCTATAGAATTAATTTCTCCAAATACGTATCAACCTAGAAAGCACTTTAATGAAGAAACTATTGAGGAACTGTCGCAGTCAATAAAATCTTATGGAATAATTCAACCACTAACAGTTAGAAAAAGCGGGGAAAACAGGTATGAATTAGTTGCTGGGGAAAGAAGACTAAGAGCAGCAAAAAAAATAGGACTTGAACAAGTTCCGGTAATTATTGTAGATATAACAGATAAAGAATCTGCAGCAATTGCACTTCTAGAAAATTTACAAAGAGAAGATTTGAATTTTTTAGAAGAGGCTATGGCTTATTATAATCTTATACAAGATCATTCATATACACAAGAACGGTTAGCACAAATGATAGGTAAGAAACAATCAACAATTGCAAATAAATTAAGATTACTTAAATTGGATAAAGAAATAACTAGTATTTTAGTGGAGCATAAGCTTACAGAGAGGCATGCTAGAGCATTGCTTCGATTACCTAATATAAATCTTCAAAAAAAAGTACTGAAAATAGTAGTTAGTAAATCACTTAATGTCAAAAATACAGAAGAACTTATTGAAAAAGAATTATTGAAATTATGTAGAAGTGAAGTGGCGGCTGATGGAAAGAAAAAGATAAAAGGAATTTTCGCGCCTAGAGTTTACATAAATACTATTAAACAAGTTTTTGATAAATACGGCATAAATGCGGAATATAAGTCTAAGGAATTAGAGGATAGTATAGAAGTAACAATTAGAATACCTAAAAAATGA
- a CDS encoding ParA family protein, protein MKTICIFNQKGGVGKTTTNINLCSYLAMQGKKILTIDIDPQGNTTSGLGIDKKKISLSTYDLLTSDISINDTIIECELVNNLYIVPSTMELAGAEVELININNRENILKEKLKEIQGKFDYIFIDCPPSLGILTINALTAATSVLTPIQCEFYALEGVGQLVNTIQLVKKSLNKKLEIEGIILSMYDNRTKLCNEVVAEVKKYFNDKVYKTTIPRNIRLAESPSFGLPIMLYDDKCKGARAYEDLASEFLDRQGR, encoded by the coding sequence ATGAAAACAATATGTATTTTCAACCAAAAGGGAGGGGTAGGTAAAACTACTACAAATATAAATTTATGTTCTTACTTAGCAATGCAAGGGAAAAAGATTTTAACAATAGATATTGATCCTCAGGGGAATACTACAAGTGGACTCGGAATTGATAAGAAAAAAATAAGTTTATCAACTTATGACTTGTTAACTTCAGATATTTCTATTAATGATACTATAATAGAATGTGAACTAGTAAATAATCTATACATAGTACCTTCAACAATGGAACTTGCGGGTGCAGAAGTAGAACTTATAAATATAAATAATCGTGAAAATATATTAAAAGAAAAGCTTAAAGAAATTCAAGGTAAGTTTGATTATATTTTTATAGATTGTCCTCCATCACTCGGAATTTTAACGATAAATGCTCTTACAGCGGCGACTAGTGTTCTTACACCTATCCAATGCGAATTTTACGCTTTAGAAGGTGTTGGACAATTAGTAAATACCATTCAATTAGTTAAAAAATCTTTAAATAAAAAATTGGAAATTGAGGGTATAATTTTAAGTATGTATGATAATAGAACAAAATTATGTAATGAGGTAGTGGCAGAGGTGAAAAAATATTTTAATGACAAAGTTTATAAAACAACAATACCGAGAAATATAAGATTGGCTGAATCCCCGAGTTTTGGATTACCAATCATGCTTTATGATGATAAGTGCAAAGGAGCGCGCGCTTACGAAGACTTAGCAAGTGAGTTTTTAGATAGACAAGGGAGATGA